A window of the Polaribacter sp. HaHaR_3_91 genome harbors these coding sequences:
- a CDS encoding CoA transferase subunit A: MINKKVKNVEDALKGVKNGMTFMLGGFGLCGIPENAISELVKLNVRNVTCISNNAGVDDFGLGLLLQNKQIKKMISSYVGENDEFERQMLSGELEVELTPQGTLAEKCRAAQAGFPAFYTPAGYGTEVAEGKETREFDGKMYVLEPAFKADFAFVKAWKGDAAGNLIFKGTSRNFNPNMCGAATITVAEVEEMVEVGELDPNNIHIPGIFVQRIFQGKDYEKRIEQRTLRNRE, from the coding sequence ATGATCAATAAAAAGGTAAAAAACGTAGAAGATGCTTTAAAAGGCGTTAAAAATGGAATGACTTTTATGTTGGGTGGTTTTGGTTTATGTGGAATCCCAGAAAATGCAATTTCAGAACTTGTAAAACTAAATGTTAGAAATGTTACTTGTATTTCTAATAATGCAGGTGTAGATGATTTTGGTTTAGGCTTATTACTTCAAAATAAGCAAATAAAAAAAATGATTTCTTCTTATGTAGGAGAAAATGATGAGTTTGAACGCCAAATGTTATCTGGAGAGTTAGAAGTAGAATTAACTCCACAAGGAACATTAGCTGAAAAATGTAGAGCTGCACAAGCTGGTTTTCCTGCATTTTATACGCCTGCAGGTTACGGAACAGAAGTTGCAGAAGGAAAAGAAACCAGAGAGTTTGATGGTAAAATGTATGTTTTGGAGCCTGCTTTTAAAGCGGATTTTGCCTTTGTAAAAGCTTGGAAAGGAGATGCAGCAGGTAATTTAATCTTTAAAGGAACTTCTAGAAATTTTAATCCTAATATGTGCGGTGCCGCAACAATTACTGTGGCTGAAGTAGAAGAAATGGTAGAAGTTGGTGAATTGGACCCAAACAATATTCATATTCCCGGAATATTTGTACAACGTATTTTTCAAGGTAAAGATTACGAGAAAAGAATTGAACAAAGAACGTTGCGTAATCGCGAATAA
- a CDS encoding penicillin-binding protein 1A, translating to MTQKKTTDFKKYIKWFWLLVLGGFASILLLFLIASWGGLGKLPTFEELENPENNLATEIISSDGKTLGKYATENRTPIKFTDLPDNLIKALVATEDERFFEHSGIDFKGTARAILKPGSGGASTITQQLAKMLFTGRASRNIFLRVGQKVKEWVVATKLERQYTKNEILTMYLNKYDFINQAVGIRSAARIYFGKEPKELEVQESAMLVGMLKNASLFNPLRRAERVKNRRNVVLKQMNRSEFISEQEKDSLQALDLGLDIHKEGHSDGSATYFRTYLQKYLRKWVEENPKPNGEEYNIFRDGLKIYVTIDSRMQKYAEEAIEEHMSNLQSYFFTEQKRNKTAPFYDIKESEINRILERAKKNSDRYKRLKIAGKSNKYIDEVFKTKTEMSVFSWKGDIDTVMSPMDSVRYYKYFLRAGLLSIEPQSGHIKAWVGGVNNKHFKYDAVAQQKRQVGSTFKPFVYAAAINQLKLSPCDEFPNIPYTIPKGKYGIPKAWTPENASKKYGGMLSLKDGLAGSVNTMSARLIDMVGPENVVRLAKSAGIESDIPANPSIALGAVDLSLLEMVSAYATFANQGLRVAPMILTRIEDKNGTVLEEFTPETKEVLSEESAYVVLDLLKGVTQSGSGVRLRLPWKKADYITGHPYKFTNPIAGKTGTTQNQSDGWFMGIVPNLATGVWTGGEDRATHFAGIAKGQGATMALPSWALYMQKVYADETLNVSKKDFEKPENLSINIDCNDTSGDEDTPIDEDTDF from the coding sequence ATGACACAGAAGAAAACGACAGATTTTAAAAAATATATTAAATGGTTTTGGTTGCTAGTTCTAGGTGGATTTGCATCAATATTATTATTGTTTTTAATTGCTTCTTGGGGTGGTTTAGGAAAATTACCAACGTTTGAAGAGTTAGAAAATCCAGAAAATAACTTAGCAACAGAAATTATTTCTTCAGATGGTAAAACATTGGGTAAATATGCTACAGAAAATAGAACACCTATTAAGTTTACTGATTTACCAGATAATTTAATAAAAGCATTAGTAGCAACGGAAGATGAACGTTTTTTTGAGCATTCTGGTATCGATTTTAAAGGAACTGCAAGAGCTATCTTAAAACCAGGAAGTGGAGGTGCTAGTACAATTACACAGCAATTAGCAAAAATGTTATTTACTGGTAGAGCTTCTAGAAATATCTTTTTAAGAGTTGGCCAAAAAGTAAAAGAATGGGTGGTTGCTACAAAATTAGAAAGACAATATACCAAAAACGAAATTCTTACAATGTACTTAAATAAGTACGATTTTATAAACCAGGCAGTTGGTATTCGTTCTGCAGCTCGTATTTATTTTGGTAAAGAACCAAAAGAATTAGAGGTGCAAGAATCTGCAATGTTGGTTGGTATGTTAAAAAATGCATCATTATTTAATCCTTTAAGAAGAGCAGAACGTGTAAAAAATCGTAGGAACGTTGTGTTAAAACAAATGAACCGTAGCGAATTTATTTCAGAACAAGAAAAAGACTCTTTACAAGCATTAGATTTAGGTTTAGATATTCATAAAGAAGGACATAGTGATGGTTCTGCAACTTATTTTAGAACGTATTTACAAAAATATTTAAGAAAATGGGTAGAGGAAAATCCAAAACCAAATGGAGAAGAATATAATATTTTTAGAGACGGTTTAAAGATTTATGTAACTATAGATTCTAGAATGCAAAAATACGCAGAAGAAGCTATTGAAGAACATATGTCTAATTTACAGTCTTACTTTTTTACAGAACAAAAAAGAAACAAAACAGCACCTTTTTATGATATAAAAGAATCTGAAATTAACAGAATTTTAGAAAGAGCTAAGAAAAACTCGGATAGATATAAGCGATTAAAAATTGCAGGAAAATCTAATAAGTATATTGATGAAGTTTTCAAAACAAAAACGGAAATGAGTGTTTTTTCTTGGAAAGGTGATATTGATACTGTTATGTCTCCAATGGATTCTGTAAGATATTATAAATACTTTTTACGTGCTGGATTGTTGTCTATTGAGCCACAATCTGGTCATATTAAAGCTTGGGTAGGAGGAGTTAATAACAAGCATTTTAAATATGATGCTGTTGCACAACAAAAAAGGCAAGTAGGTTCTACCTTTAAACCATTTGTATATGCTGCTGCAATTAATCAATTAAAATTATCTCCTTGTGATGAATTTCCAAACATACCTTATACAATTCCAAAAGGAAAATATGGAATACCAAAAGCATGGACACCAGAAAATGCGAGTAAAAAGTATGGAGGAATGTTAAGCCTAAAAGATGGTTTAGCTGGTTCTGTAAATACAATGTCTGCGAGATTAATAGATATGGTTGGTCCAGAAAATGTAGTGCGTTTAGCAAAATCTGCTGGTATAGAAAGTGATATTCCTGCAAATCCTTCTATTGCATTAGGAGCCGTAGATTTATCATTATTAGAAATGGTAAGTGCCTATGCTACTTTTGCAAATCAAGGTTTACGAGTTGCACCAATGATTTTAACAAGAATTGAAGATAAAAACGGAACTGTTTTAGAAGAATTTACACCAGAAACGAAAGAGGTTTTAAGCGAAGAATCTGCTTATGTTGTGCTAGATTTATTAAAAGGAGTTACCCAATCTGGTTCTGGTGTTCGTTTACGTTTACCTTGGAAAAAAGCCGATTATATTACAGGTCATCCTTATAAATTTACAAATCCTATTGCAGGTAAAACAGGTACCACTCAAAATCAATCAGATGGTTGGTTTATGGGTATTGTGCCTAATTTAGCAACAGGTGTTTGGACAGGTGGAGAAGATAGAGCAACTCATTTTGCAGGTATTGCAAAAGGACAAGGTGCTACAATGGCTTTACCTTCTTGGGCGTTATATATGCAAAAAGTATATGCAGATGAAACGTTAAATGTGAGTAAGAAAGATTTTGAAAAACCAGAGAACTTATCAATCAATATTGATTGTAATGATACATCTGGTGATGAGGATACTCCTATAGATGAAGATACCGATTTTTAG
- a CDS encoding gliding motility lipoprotein GldH, whose amino-acid sequence MTTILKSNPFLIVLGSLLLLFSCDDKSDFNLYKSIDNEGWKANEKIFFEFDVKDTISPKNLFINIRNNNEYAYSNLYLITELVFPNETKVVDTLQYEMADKTGRFLGVGFTEIKENKLFYKEKKAFPISGNYTFNVRHAMRKNGEVKAIEFLKGIQDVGFSIEN is encoded by the coding sequence ATGACAACAATTCTGAAAAGTAATCCTTTTTTAATTGTTTTAGGATCTCTTTTATTGCTGTTTTCTTGTGATGATAAATCAGATTTTAATCTATATAAATCAATAGACAATGAAGGTTGGAAAGCGAATGAGAAAATATTTTTTGAGTTTGATGTAAAAGACACTATTTCTCCAAAAAATCTATTTATCAATATTAGAAATAATAATGAGTATGCTTATAGTAATTTGTATCTTATTACAGAGCTTGTTTTTCCTAATGAAACAAAGGTTGTAGATACTTTACAATACGAAATGGCAGATAAAACAGGGCGTTTTTTAGGTGTTGGTTTTACAGAGATTAAAGAAAATAAATTATTTTATAAAGAAAAAAAGGCATTTCCAATTTCTGGAAATTATACATTTAATGTGCGCCATGCAATGCGTAAAAATGGAGAAGTAAAGGCAATTGAATTTTTAAAAGGAATTCAGGATGTTGGCTTTAGCATAGAAAATTAA